A window of Microbacterium sp. Root61 genomic DNA:
CGCCCGAGCCGCGGGCGAGTCCGAGCAGGACGGTCTCGGCCTGGTCGTCGAGCGTGTGTCCGAGCAGCAGCGCCGTCGCGCCGGCGCCGGCCGCGGCATCCGTCAGCGCCCGATACCGCGCCTCGCGGGCCGCCGCCTCCGGGCCGCCACCCGCGCCCACCGCGACCGAGACGACGAGCGAGCGGATGCCGAGGGCTTCGGCCTGGCGCGCGGCGTTCTGCGCGACGGCGTCCGAGCCGGGCTGGAGCCCGTGGTCGACGGTGATGCTCACGACATCGAGCCCGAGCTTGGGCGCCTCGAAGGCTGTCGCGGCAGCCAGCGCGAGCGAGTCGGCGCCGCCGGAAAGGGCGACCGCGACGGTGCCCGGTCCGGTCAGCGGCTCGAGCGCTCGCCGTACGGCGAGCCGAACGGCGGCGACGGCGGGGTCCAGGCTCGGTCGATGCTCCACACGCCCACGTTAGCCGCCCCCGCGTTCCCGCGAGACGTGGCAAAAGCGCCCGAAACCGTGCGGTTCGGGCACCTTTGCCACGTCTCGCGGATGGGGTGGGGGCCACAACGCCGTGCAGCGCGCGCGACTAGGCTGGTGCGCGGCATCAGACCAGCGATTTTCAAGGAGCAGACGCATGGGCGCATACGACGCCGTCATCGAAATCCCCCGCGGCAGCCGGGTCAAGTACGAGGTCGACCACGGCACCGGCCGCGTGTTCCTGGACCGCGTCCTGTACACCGCGTTCGGGTACCCCACCAACTATGGGTTCTTCGACAACACCCTCGGCGAAGACGGCGACCCGCTCGACGTGCTCGTGATGCTGGACTACGACCTGTACCCCGGCACCATGGCCAGCGTCCGCCCCGTCGGCGTACTCAAGATGAGCGACGAGGCCGGCGGCGACGACAAGGTCATCGCCGTGATCGCCAAGGACCCGCGCTGGGCGCACGTCCAGGACGTCGACGACATCCCGGAGTTCCTGCAGAAGGAGATCACCCACTTCTTCGAGCACTACAAGGACCTCGAGCCCGGCAAGTGGGTCAAGGTCGACGCGTGGGCAGGCGCCGCCGAGGCCGACCGCCTCGTCGAGGAGGCGTTCACGCGCTTCGCCGAGCACGAGGGGCAGACCAAGTCCCAGGGCGAGGGAATGTCCCCCAAGACGGTCTGATCGGTTTTCCGCGAAGGCGGACGACGGCGCACTCGCGTCGACGTCCGCCTTCGTCTTTGACGAGCGGATGCCGCGGCACGGGCGCGCGCGAACGCGAGGCTGCAGCATCCGTCCCCGCGATAAGGGGATGCACCGGACCGCGAACGCACGACGTATCCGCGAGCACACGACCCGGTCGCGACGCGAAGGCGTGCACTCGACCTTCGGACTCCCGAGCCCGCGCGGGTCGAGTGCGGAGCTAGACCGAGATGCCTCGGGCGGCCATGAAGCCCACGGGATCCGTGGTGCGGCCGTTGATGTAGACCTCGAAGTGGCAGTGGCAGCCGAAGGAGTTGCCGGTGTTGCCCTCGCTCGCGATGAGCTGGCCGGCGCTGACCCGCTGGCCGTAGCCGACGAAGATGCCGCCGGGACGGATGTGCCCGTAGCCGGTGCCGACGCCGCCGCCGTGGTCGATCCGGACGTAGTTGCCGTAGCCGCCGTTGTATCCGGCGTAGGTGACCACACCTGCAGAGGCCGCGTAAATGCCCGCACCGCAGCCGGCGGCCAGGTCGACGCCTTCGTGGAAGCCGCTGGAGCAGTAGCCGTTGCCGCACTGAACGTAGCGGGGACCGTAGCCGGAGCTGCGCCAGCCGGAGGACGGACGAGCCCAGCCGGACCCGACGACACCGCCGCCGTTTCCACCGCCACCGCCGCCGCCTCCGCCACCCCCGCCGCCGTTGGCGGCTTCCTGGGCAAGACGATCCGCTTCGGCCTTCGCAGCCGCCGCGGCGGCCTCCTTGGCCTTGCGGTCGATCTCGACGCCGGTCTGGTATTCCGCGATCGTCTTGGCGGTCTTGTCGTTCAGGGCGGCGAGCTGCGCCTCCAGCGTCGCGAGGTTCGCGGTCTGCGCGTCGAGGGCGGCCTGGGCGGCGCTGGCGGCTTCCTGCGCCTTGACCATGGCCGCTTCGGCCTCCTGCTGCAGCTTGTCGCGGGCGTCGCGGGCGACGACGGCCTGGTCGCTCAGGCTCTGCGCCGAGTTGCGGGCCGTCACGGCATCCGCGTACACGCCCTGGTTGCGCTCGATGAGCTTGTCCATCGTGCCCAGGCGGGCGAGCAGGTCATCGGCCGTGGCCGCGGATCCCGCGAAGAAGAGTTCGAGCGACGTGTCGTCGCCGCCGTTGCGGTACAGCTGTGCGGCGACGCGGCCGGCCTTGTTGGCGGCATCCGTCGCCTTGGTCGACTCCGCGTCGGCCTGCTGCTGCAGGTCGTCGGCGTGGTGGGCCGCTTCGAAGAACTTCTGCTGAGCCTCGTAGAAGAGGTCCGACGCCTTCTGCGCCTCGGCCTGCGTGCGGGCGACCTCGTCGTTCAGCGACTGGATGAGCCCCTGGATCTTGGCGACCTCGGCGGCCTTGGCCGCTTCGTTGGCCTTGGCGGCCTGC
This region includes:
- the ppa gene encoding inorganic diphosphatase — encoded protein: MGAYDAVIEIPRGSRVKYEVDHGTGRVFLDRVLYTAFGYPTNYGFFDNTLGEDGDPLDVLVMLDYDLYPGTMASVRPVGVLKMSDEAGGDDKVIAVIAKDPRWAHVQDVDDIPEFLQKEITHFFEHYKDLEPGKWVKVDAWAGAAEADRLVEEAFTRFAEHEGQTKSQGEGMSPKTV
- a CDS encoding M23 family metallopeptidase, which codes for MTRRSAIGVGALGLAAITAFGAPFVPSAFAAAGYPSWPDVQAAKANEAAKAAEVAKIQGLIQSLNDEVARTQAEAQKASDLFYEAQQKFFEAAHHADDLQQQADAESTKATDAANKAGRVAAQLYRNGGDDTSLELFFAGSAATADDLLARLGTMDKLIERNQGVYADAVTARNSAQSLSDQAVVARDARDKLQQEAEAAMVKAQEAASAAQAALDAQTANLATLEAQLAALNDKTAKTIAEYQTGVEIDRKAKEAAAAAAKAEADRLAQEAANGGGGGGGGGGGGGNGGGVVGSGWARPSSGWRSSGYGPRYVQCGNGYCSSGFHEGVDLAAGCGAGIYAASAGVVTYAGYNGGYGNYVRIDHGGGVGTGYGHIRPGGIFVGYGQRVSAGQLIASEGNTGNSFGCHCHFEVYINGRTTDPVGFMAARGISV